A window of the Roseovarius sp. S88 genome harbors these coding sequences:
- a CDS encoding NAD(P)/FAD-dependent oxidoreductase, translating into MSARAKSDTWYKSSCHIKTSLWGKTADDLPELEPLTSDVSADVAVIGAGFCGLSSALHLAEQGVDVAIVEAHEPGWGASGRNGGQVIPGLKILPDEMVARYGKERGERIAETAGGAPQVVYDLIEKYGIECDLRRTGWIQLAKGPAGRVTTDAHVAQWGSRGVATRTLDRGEIETKVGTSAYASALMDERGGNLHPLKYARGLAKACLSLGVRIFPQSPAVSVEHDGAHWVVKTEQGQVNAQTVIVCTNGYTGSMLPGLSDSIVPVLTGVLATDSLSHNLKNKILPDRQGAADTRRLLSWFGIDSQDRLIFGSRINSQQELIDEANFGFGFRRMREIFPEVDVSRVNHLWTGRVALTLDHAPHIHKLGDGLYSGLGFNGRGVAMASMFGKVLAAHCLGKAGDDFLPLTLMPKVPFSRFRGQGLAVALTWKRLMDAVRP; encoded by the coding sequence ATGAGCGCGCGCGCTAAATCCGACACTTGGTATAAATCCTCGTGCCATATAAAGACCTCGCTTTGGGGCAAGACCGCAGATGACCTGCCTGAACTTGAGCCTTTGACATCTGATGTGTCTGCGGACGTCGCTGTCATTGGCGCTGGATTTTGTGGTTTGTCCTCGGCCCTGCATCTCGCCGAACAGGGCGTCGATGTCGCCATTGTAGAAGCACATGAGCCAGGATGGGGTGCCTCGGGTCGAAATGGCGGACAAGTCATACCGGGTTTGAAAATTTTGCCCGATGAAATGGTCGCGCGTTATGGCAAGGAACGCGGAGAGCGGATTGCCGAGACTGCGGGAGGCGCGCCTCAGGTTGTTTATGACCTTATCGAGAAATACGGCATTGAGTGTGATCTGCGACGCACGGGCTGGATTCAATTGGCCAAAGGGCCAGCAGGTCGCGTGACCACGGATGCGCATGTGGCCCAATGGGGGTCCCGGGGTGTAGCGACCCGCACGCTTGATCGGGGTGAGATCGAGACCAAAGTGGGGACCTCGGCCTATGCCTCGGCCTTGATGGATGAGCGTGGCGGCAACCTGCATCCTTTGAAGTATGCCAGGGGGCTTGCAAAGGCGTGTCTGTCACTAGGCGTGCGCATTTTTCCGCAATCCCCTGCCGTCTCGGTGGAACATGACGGGGCGCATTGGGTTGTGAAAACCGAGCAAGGTCAGGTCAATGCACAGACAGTGATTGTCTGCACCAACGGCTATACAGGGTCGATGTTGCCGGGGCTGTCAGACTCGATCGTGCCGGTTCTGACGGGTGTTCTGGCCACCGATTCGTTGAGCCACAACCTGAAGAATAAAATTTTGCCGGACCGTCAGGGGGCTGCAGATACGCGGCGGCTCTTGTCGTGGTTCGGCATCGACAGCCAGGACCGCTTGATCTTTGGCAGCCGCATCAATTCGCAACAAGAACTGATTGACGAGGCAAATTTCGGCTTTGGCTTTCGCCGCATGCGAGAGATTTTTCCCGAAGTTGATGTCAGCCGCGTCAACCACCTTTGGACGGGGCGCGTCGCGCTGACGCTGGATCATGCGCCGCACATTCACAAGCTGGGCGACGGCCTTTACAGTGGTCTTGGATTCAACGGGCGCGGCGTTGCCATGGCCAGTATGTTTGGCAAGGTGCTTGCGGCGCATTGTCTGGGCAAGGCTGGTGACGATTTTCTACCCCTGACCCTGATGCCGAAAGTGCCGTTCAGCCGATTTCGAGGTCAGGGTCTGGCCGTGGCTTTGACGTGGAAACGCCTGATGGATGCGGTACGACCCTAG
- a CDS encoding aromatic ring-hydroxylating oxygenase subunit alpha: MRDIQIPNDWDRKGLPGWCYHSAELLELEKEELFKTHWQIACHVSDIPNAGDFQTFDVCGERAIILRDTEGNVRAFHNVCRHRGSRLVAEDSGNCPNAMICPFHGWVYNLDGTLRGAARPESYPPLDKNEFGLRVLDMEVWNGFIFIRFKSGPQPSVAELLQPFAEEAAGYQMTDHVPTDGIWTEETPVNWKSVRDVDNEGYHVAMAHPALQDLYGTTYYDEPYVDGISRTEGVYTPSKGRRWAVRNYKKLSKPQAFLPEDLHRKWLYYGIFPNAVIAATPETVLFYQEFPTSVNSSVIRSATYRHVNEDRQQRAARYLASRIDRETVDEDIQLTIWSNESMASEFFEGFFLSDLEYGVRTHHDHLRAVLPIYNIQEAPAEDQVRKVNASMATQSTS; encoded by the coding sequence ATGAGAGATATCCAGATCCCCAATGACTGGGACCGCAAGGGCCTGCCTGGATGGTGCTACCATAGCGCCGAATTGCTGGAGCTTGAAAAGGAAGAGCTGTTCAAGACACATTGGCAAATTGCCTGCCACGTGTCGGACATCCCCAACGCGGGTGATTTCCAAACCTTCGACGTCTGTGGCGAGCGCGCGATCATCCTTCGTGACACTGAAGGCAACGTGCGCGCCTTTCACAATGTCTGTCGTCATCGCGGCTCTCGTCTTGTGGCCGAGGACAGCGGGAACTGCCCAAACGCGATGATCTGTCCGTTTCATGGCTGGGTCTACAATCTTGATGGAACGTTGCGGGGTGCGGCACGGCCGGAGTCTTATCCGCCACTCGACAAGAATGAGTTTGGCCTGCGCGTCCTGGACATGGAGGTATGGAACGGGTTCATTTTTATCCGTTTCAAAAGCGGTCCCCAGCCATCAGTGGCCGAGCTGTTGCAACCTTTCGCCGAAGAGGCGGCGGGATATCAAATGACGGATCATGTGCCCACAGATGGCATCTGGACCGAAGAGACCCCGGTCAACTGGAAATCCGTCCGGGACGTCGACAACGAGGGCTATCACGTGGCCATGGCGCATCCGGCACTTCAGGATCTCTATGGCACAACCTATTACGATGAGCCTTATGTCGACGGGATCAGCAGGACCGAAGGCGTTTACACCCCTTCGAAGGGGCGGCGTTGGGCTGTGCGCAACTACAAGAAGCTATCAAAACCTCAAGCTTTCTTGCCTGAAGATTTGCACCGCAAATGGCTTTACTACGGTATCTTCCCCAATGCGGTCATTGCCGCGACGCCGGAGACCGTTTTGTTTTATCAGGAGTTTCCAACCTCGGTGAACTCTTCGGTCATTCGGTCTGCCACCTACCGGCACGTAAACGAAGACCGCCAGCAACGGGCGGCGCGCTATCTTGCAAGCCGCATCGACCGCGAAACCGTGGACGAAGACATCCAGCTCACAATCTGGTCCAACGAGTCCATGGCGTCGGAGTTCTTTGAGGGATTTTTCCTGTCTGATCTGGAATATGGCGTGCGCACACATCACGACCATCTGCGTGCGGTGCTTCCCATTTACAATATCCAAGAGGCACCCGCCGAGGATCAGGTTCGAAAGGTCAATGCATCCATGGCGACCCAAAGCACCTCATGA
- a CDS encoding flavin monoamine oxidase family protein produces MTGLPTETDVIVVGAGVAGLSAASALRARGVEVVVLEAADHTGGRCVTDVTAVSQPFDKGASWLHSAQINPLARIGERMDVKFHKSPWVWQWVHAGGRALNHAEVEDYNTYQDTMWDVINQAGATQKDCAVASVLPDSPWRETAKHFVEQMQGGDADAVSIHDVAQYSDAEGDWLVAGGLGAFVQSLFADVPVHLACPVSKIDTSGPGVKAVTPKGTVSARGLVLTVSTGVLAAETISFTPALPVSKLQAVENLPMGLLNKIALDFDPSWTKAHQGQIADYHTSGDAYCTTIFGFYDTSVAVSFVAGRFADQLEEEGSGAATEFCLQGLSAVFGNDVRKHIRKTAETAWRSNPLTLGSYSYASPGGAKARRVLAEPVDNKLFFAGEATASDAYATVHGAFKSGQRAAREVLVQRDELEL; encoded by the coding sequence ATGACTGGATTGCCAACAGAAACGGATGTGATTGTTGTCGGCGCGGGTGTGGCGGGTCTTTCGGCGGCAAGTGCGCTGCGCGCGCGCGGGGTTGAGGTCGTCGTTCTGGAAGCCGCAGACCATACAGGCGGACGCTGTGTCACTGATGTAACTGCGGTCTCGCAGCCATTCGACAAAGGCGCGTCCTGGCTGCATTCCGCACAGATCAACCCGCTGGCGCGCATTGGGGAACGGATGGACGTGAAGTTCCACAAATCCCCCTGGGTCTGGCAATGGGTCCATGCAGGGGGACGTGCGCTCAACCACGCCGAAGTCGAAGACTACAACACCTATCAAGACACAATGTGGGACGTCATCAATCAAGCGGGGGCAACGCAGAAAGATTGCGCCGTCGCTTCCGTGCTTCCCGATAGTCCGTGGCGCGAAACAGCCAAGCACTTTGTGGAGCAGATGCAGGGTGGTGATGCTGATGCGGTCTCAATTCACGATGTCGCGCAATACAGTGATGCCGAGGGAGATTGGTTGGTTGCCGGTGGATTGGGCGCTTTTGTGCAAAGCCTGTTTGCTGATGTGCCGGTGCATTTGGCCTGCCCGGTCAGCAAGATCGACACATCCGGTCCTGGCGTCAAAGCTGTCACTCCTAAAGGCACGGTATCGGCCAGAGGGCTTGTGCTGACAGTCTCCACAGGTGTTTTGGCGGCAGAGACCATTTCGTTTACCCCAGCTTTGCCTGTGAGCAAGCTGCAAGCTGTCGAAAACCTGCCCATGGGGTTGTTAAACAAAATCGCGCTGGATTTTGATCCAAGCTGGACGAAAGCGCATCAAGGTCAGATTGCCGACTATCACACCAGTGGTGACGCATATTGCACCACAATTTTTGGGTTTTATGACACCAGCGTCGCCGTTAGTTTCGTCGCAGGACGATTTGCGGATCAGTTGGAAGAGGAGGGATCGGGGGCTGCCACTGAATTTTGCCTGCAAGGCCTCTCAGCCGTTTTTGGCAACGATGTTCGAAAACACATTCGCAAAACAGCTGAGACCGCGTGGCGAAGTAACCCGCTAACTCTGGGATCCTATAGCTATGCTAGCCCCGGAGGTGCGAAGGCGCGCAGGGTGTTAGCGGAGCCCGTGGATAACAAACTGTTCTTTGCGGGCGAAGCAACAGCCTCGGACGCCTACGCCACCGTGCACGGCGCCTTCAAAAGCGGTCAAAGAGCTGCGCGTGAGGTTTTAGTCCAGCGAGACGAGCTTGAACTTTAG
- the dapF gene encoding diaminopimelate epimerase, which produces MSTATHSELPFMKMHGLGNDFVVVDARAREVQITESLARAIGNRRTGIGFDQLAVIERGSGDAHLRFWNADGSMSAACGNATRCIARFLMDESGQDHLHLTTQRGDLYAVDAGAGLTSVNMGAPMLDWQDVPLTESMDTLELPIEGAPTATGMGNPHCSFFVDDADAVPLETFGPRYEHHPLFPERTNVQVVSIVAPNHLRMRVWERGVGVTLASGSSSCAVAVAAARRGLTGRDVKIDLDGGQMQLAWRDDGVWMTGETTHVCDGVITQDFIEVAQ; this is translated from the coding sequence ATGAGCACTGCAACGCACTCTGAATTGCCCTTTATGAAAATGCATGGGCTTGGCAATGATTTTGTCGTTGTGGACGCGCGTGCGCGTGAAGTGCAGATCACCGAAAGCCTGGCACGTGCAATCGGAAATCGTCGGACGGGCATAGGGTTTGACCAATTGGCTGTGATCGAACGAGGCTCGGGGGATGCGCATCTGCGGTTCTGGAACGCGGATGGATCGATGTCCGCCGCCTGTGGCAATGCCACGCGCTGTATCGCGCGGTTCCTGATGGACGAGAGCGGGCAGGATCACCTCCACCTTACGACCCAGAGGGGGGATCTTTATGCCGTGGATGCCGGTGCTGGGCTGACATCTGTCAACATGGGTGCGCCGATGCTGGATTGGCAGGACGTTCCTTTGACTGAGTCTATGGACACGCTCGAACTTCCTATAGAAGGGGCGCCAACAGCCACTGGCATGGGCAATCCCCATTGTTCCTTTTTTGTCGATGATGCTGACGCCGTGCCGCTCGAAACATTTGGTCCACGGTATGAGCATCATCCGCTATTTCCAGAGCGCACCAATGTTCAGGTCGTCAGTATAGTCGCGCCAAACCATCTGCGCATGCGGGTGTGGGAGCGCGGCGTCGGGGTGACACTTGCCTCAGGTTCCTCGTCCTGTGCTGTCGCTGTGGCTGCTGCACGCCGGGGTTTGACAGGGCGTGACGTGAAGATCGACCTTGATGGCGGGCAGATGCAGCTTGCGTGGCGGGATGATGGTGTTTGGATGACTGGCGAAACGACGCATGTTTGTGATGGTGTGATCACGCAGGACTTCATTGAGGTGGCGCAATGA
- the mtaB gene encoding tRNA (N(6)-L-threonylcarbamoyladenosine(37)-C(2))-methylthiotransferase MtaB, giving the protein MTAPKFTTLGCRLNAYETEAMKELAGQAELANAVVVNTCAVTAEAVRKARQEIRKLRRENPDARLIVTGCAAQTEPGTFSAMAEVDAVIGNTEKMTAETWTGLAAEFLGETETVQVDDIMSVTETAGHLIDGFGTRSRAYVQVQNGCDHRCTFCIIPYGRGNSRSVPAGVVVDQIKRLLDRGYNEVVLTGVDLTSWGADLPMTPKLGDLVMRILKLVPDLPRLRISSIDSIEVDENLMQAIATEPRLMPHLHLSLQHGDDLILKRMKRRHLRDDAIRFAEDARRLRPDMTFGADIIAGFPTETEEAFENSLKLVEDCHLTWLHVFPYSPRPGTPAARMPQVDGRAIKSRAAQLRKAGDARVAQHLTKQLGRTHRVLLENPRMGRTEQFTEVIFGTDQPEGQIVTAKIAGHSDRQLVA; this is encoded by the coding sequence ATGACTGCACCGAAATTTACGACGCTGGGTTGTCGCCTAAACGCATATGAAACCGAGGCAATGAAGGAGCTGGCTGGGCAGGCAGAGTTGGCAAATGCCGTGGTGGTGAACACTTGCGCTGTGACGGCTGAGGCCGTGCGCAAGGCCCGACAGGAAATTCGCAAGCTTCGTCGTGAAAACCCCGACGCGCGGCTCATCGTGACAGGGTGCGCCGCGCAAACGGAACCTGGTACCTTCTCGGCCATGGCCGAGGTGGATGCTGTGATCGGCAATACCGAAAAAATGACAGCCGAAACTTGGACGGGTCTTGCGGCTGAATTTTTGGGCGAGACCGAAACCGTCCAGGTGGATGACATTATGTCAGTTACCGAAACAGCAGGGCATCTTATCGACGGCTTCGGCACCCGAAGCCGCGCTTATGTGCAGGTGCAAAACGGCTGCGATCATCGCTGTACGTTTTGCATAATCCCTTATGGACGTGGCAATTCTCGAAGCGTACCGGCCGGCGTCGTGGTGGATCAGATCAAGCGCCTCTTGGATCGCGGGTATAACGAAGTGGTCCTGACCGGCGTGGACCTCACCAGCTGGGGGGCGGACCTTCCAATGACGCCCAAACTGGGCGATCTTGTCATGCGCATCCTCAAGCTGGTGCCAGATCTGCCGCGCTTGCGGATTTCCAGCATCGATTCTATTGAAGTGGATGAAAACCTGATGCAGGCCATCGCGACTGAGCCGCGCCTGATGCCGCATTTGCACCTCAGCCTGCAACATGGGGATGATCTTATCCTCAAACGAATGAAGCGTCGCCACTTGCGCGACGATGCCATTCGCTTTGCCGAAGACGCACGGCGGTTGCGTCCGGATATGACCTTTGGCGCGGACATCATCGCTGGATTTCCGACCGAGACGGAAGAGGCGTTTGAAAACTCGCTTAAGCTGGTGGAAGACTGTCATCTGACCTGGCTGCATGTCTTTCCTTATTCGCCGCGTCCGGGAACTCCGGCCGCGCGGATGCCTCAGGTGGATGGGCGCGCGATCAAATCCCGCGCAGCGCAATTGCGCAAGGCCGGAGACGCCCGGGTCGCGCAACATCTGACCAAGCAGTTGGGGCGTACGCATCGGGTCCTGCTGGAAAACCCGCGCATGGGCCGCACAGAACAGTTCACCGAGGTGATTTTTGGCACAGACCAGCCTGAAGGTCAGATTGTGACGGCAAAAATTGCCGGACATTCTGATCGACAGCTTGTTGCGTGA
- a CDS encoding glutathione S-transferase, translated as MPDILIDSLLRDPLDLPVFWSFRRCPYAMRARLALQVSNQRVDLREIVLRDKPLAFLKTSPSATVPCLDTGSQVIDESLDIMRWALAHDDPQSWLDMPETGYQLIQQSDGPFKSALDRYKYATRFPEHDALAERDRASAFVQDLETNLAGSQALFGRDKTLADMAILPFIRQFAHVDLEWFQAQSWPNVIAWLEEFKTSELFGAIMKKYPIWTPQADLVSFP; from the coding sequence TTGCCGGACATTCTGATCGACAGCTTGTTGCGTGACCCTTTGGATTTGCCGGTCTTTTGGTCGTTCCGACGATGTCCCTACGCCATGCGGGCGCGGCTGGCGCTACAAGTGTCCAACCAGCGTGTCGACCTGCGAGAGATCGTACTCCGGGACAAACCTCTGGCGTTTCTGAAAACATCACCGTCCGCCACCGTGCCCTGCCTTGATACAGGTTCCCAGGTGATTGACGAGAGTCTGGACATCATGCGCTGGGCGTTGGCACACGACGACCCGCAATCCTGGCTTGATATGCCAGAGACTGGGTACCAGTTAATCCAGCAGAGCGATGGCCCGTTTAAATCTGCTCTGGACCGGTATAAATACGCGACACGATTTCCAGAACATGATGCACTGGCCGAACGTGACCGTGCCAGTGCCTTTGTGCAAGATCTTGAAACCAATCTGGCTGGCTCGCAGGCCTTGTTTGGCCGTGACAAGACACTGGCGGATATGGCGATTCTGCCGTTCATACGCCAGTTTGCGCATGTGGATCTAGAATGGTTTCAAGCCCAGTCTTGGCCAAACGTTATTGCCTGGCTTGAGGAATTCAAAACTTCCGAGCTGTTTGGCGCGATTATGAAGAAGTACCCAATTTGGACGCCACAAGCTGATCTGGTTTCTTTTCCTTGA
- a CDS encoding FMN-binding negative transcriptional regulator, producing the protein MHPNLAFRQTPEARNIDFAREQGFGILAVGTDAAPLMSHIPFLLSDDGNMAEFHLVRSNPIVRRMSEPLQARLAVSGPHSCVSPDWYEVDDQVPTWNYIAVHLVGEIERRPQDEMHNLLDRQSAHFEDQLLPKPPWMTAKMTPEVLGRMMRQIVPCRMRVDEIHGTWKLNQNKPDEVRLRAADQVQSADMGVQADMLARQMRDLP; encoded by the coding sequence ATGCATCCAAACCTCGCATTCCGCCAAACGCCAGAGGCGCGTAATATCGATTTTGCGCGCGAACAGGGATTTGGCATCCTGGCCGTAGGCACAGACGCCGCGCCGCTGATGAGCCACATACCGTTTTTGCTGTCAGACGACGGCAACATGGCCGAATTTCACCTGGTAAGATCAAATCCAATCGTGCGCCGGATGTCAGAGCCGTTGCAGGCACGGTTGGCGGTAAGTGGTCCGCATTCGTGTGTGTCTCCGGATTGGTACGAGGTTGATGATCAGGTGCCGACGTGGAACTACATTGCCGTTCACTTGGTTGGAGAAATTGAGCGGCGGCCGCAGGATGAGATGCATAACCTCTTAGACCGACAATCTGCGCATTTCGAAGATCAACTCTTGCCAAAGCCACCTTGGATGACGGCAAAAATGACACCTGAGGTGCTCGGCAGGATGATGCGTCAGATCGTGCCCTGTCGGATGCGCGTTGATGAAATCCACGGCACGTGGAAGCTTAACCAAAACAAACCTGATGAGGTGCGTCTGCGTGCTGCCGACCAAGTGCAAAGCGCTGACATGGGGGTACAGGCAGACATGCTCGCGCGGCAGATGCGCGATCTGCCCTAG
- a CDS encoding glutathione S-transferase family protein, whose amino-acid sequence MQLISAKPSPFGRKVKVMLIETGQDDEVERVEVMTTPVATDPAIAAANPVGKIPALVREDGATLYDSRVICRFLDARAGAGLYPEARIWDTLTLEATADGIMDAAILMVYEHRVRPENLVFEDWIEAQWSKVVRSVKAVNDRWMSHLNGPLDASHIAIGCALAYLDFRQPSRDWRSGNDALAAWFTTFAECDSMKKTAPE is encoded by the coding sequence ATGCAACTTATTTCTGCCAAACCTTCGCCCTTTGGACGCAAGGTCAAAGTCATGCTCATCGAAACTGGCCAGGATGATGAGGTGGAACGCGTTGAGGTCATGACCACGCCGGTTGCAACTGATCCGGCAATTGCAGCGGCCAATCCGGTGGGTAAAATCCCTGCGCTGGTGCGCGAAGACGGGGCAACGCTCTACGACAGTCGGGTGATTTGCCGTTTTCTTGATGCCCGGGCGGGTGCCGGGCTTTATCCTGAGGCACGGATTTGGGACACACTCACGCTAGAGGCGACGGCGGACGGGATCATGGACGCGGCAATTCTCATGGTCTACGAACATCGCGTCAGGCCAGAAAACCTGGTGTTCGAGGATTGGATCGAGGCGCAATGGTCCAAAGTGGTCAGAAGTGTTAAGGCCGTCAATGACCGCTGGATGAGCCACCTGAACGGTCCGCTGGACGCCAGCCATATCGCAATCGGCTGTGCGCTGGCGTATCTTGATTTTCGTCAGCCATCGCGCGATTGGCGAAGTGGGAATGATGCATTGGCGGCGTGGTTCACCACATTCGCCGAGTGCGACAGCATGAAAAAAACGGCCCCTGAATAG
- a CDS encoding outer membrane protein → MLRTINAALVALMALASPAAAEFELSFYLGTQSVTDSSASGTLPGGGAFNANIDWEGNPFEPPLYYGGRVMWWNDNNIGFGIEGTHTKAIAPAFQAAAIGLGRFELSDGHNIFTANIMKRWPGAFNNGRFTPYVGGGIGIAVPHVDAIVAGPANRTFGFEFTGPAVRGIAGIKYDFNDRWAIFSEYQFTWSDNEITLDPVLVGQAPGELNTELLTHAVNIGISYSF, encoded by the coding sequence ATGCTGAGAACTATTAATGCAGCTTTGGTCGCGCTGATGGCGCTGGCTTCGCCTGCGGCAGCGGAATTTGAACTGAGTTTCTACTTGGGCACTCAAAGCGTAACTGATAGTTCAGCAAGCGGTACATTGCCTGGCGGCGGTGCGTTCAACGCCAACATAGACTGGGAAGGCAATCCGTTTGAGCCCCCGCTCTACTACGGTGGTCGCGTGATGTGGTGGAACGACAACAATATAGGCTTTGGCATTGAGGGCACGCACACCAAGGCCATTGCACCGGCCTTTCAGGCTGCGGCCATTGGATTGGGTCGTTTCGAGTTGTCGGACGGACACAACATTTTCACCGCAAACATAATGAAGCGCTGGCCTGGTGCATTTAATAACGGTCGCTTTACACCCTATGTTGGGGGCGGGATCGGCATCGCCGTGCCACATGTCGACGCTATTGTTGCGGGCCCGGCAAACCGCACGTTCGGATTTGAGTTCACCGGTCCAGCTGTTCGCGGTATCGCGGGCATCAAATATGATTTCAATGACCGCTGGGCGATATTTAGTGAATATCAGTTCACTTGGTCCGACAATGAAATCACCCTTGATCCCGTGCTCGTTGGACAAGCGCCCGGTGAACTCAACACAGAGCTCTTGACCCATGCGGTCAACATCGGGATCAGCTACAGCTTCTGA
- the petA gene encoding ubiquinol-cytochrome c reductase iron-sulfur subunit, whose protein sequence is MSHAEDHEGTRRDFLYYATAGTGAVAAGAAVWPLVHQMNPSADVQALSSIRVDISGIEEGTQLTVKWLGKPVFIRRRTPEEIEDARAVDLATLPDNDARSFQAQGADGADENRSMDEAGEWLVMMGVCTHLGCVPLGNAGEFSLDGVGGWFCPCHGSHYDTSGRIRKGPAPENLPVPQAEFVDETTVKLG, encoded by the coding sequence GTGTCCCACGCAGAAGACCACGAAGGCACGCGTAGAGACTTTCTCTACTATGCCACCGCAGGAACAGGGGCCGTTGCGGCCGGTGCCGCGGTTTGGCCCCTTGTTCACCAGATGAACCCATCCGCGGATGTGCAGGCTCTGAGCTCGATCCGGGTTGATATCTCAGGCATTGAAGAAGGCACGCAATTGACCGTGAAGTGGTTGGGAAAACCAGTGTTCATTCGTCGCCGTACGCCTGAAGAAATCGAGGATGCACGCGCCGTAGATCTGGCAACATTGCCAGACAATGACGCCCGCAGCTTTCAAGCCCAAGGTGCGGATGGCGCGGACGAAAATCGTTCCATGGACGAAGCGGGCGAATGGCTTGTGATGATGGGTGTGTGCACACATCTGGGGTGTGTTCCACTCGGCAACGCTGGTGAGTTTTCACTGGACGGTGTCGGCGGCTGGTTTTGCCCTTGCCACGGATCGCACTACGATACGTCAGGACGGATCCGAAAAGGCCCTGCACCAGAGAACCTTCCGGTGCCACAGGCCGAATTCGTCGATGAAACAACCGTAAAACTGGGATAA
- the petB gene encoding cytochrome b codes for MGGIPHDHYEPKAGWEKGLAKRLPIVGLLYDTLMIPTPKNLNWMWIWGIVLTFCLALQIITGIVLVMHYTPHVDHAFASIEHIMRNVNGGHMLRYLHMNGASLFFFAVYIHIFRGLYYGSYKAPREITWIIGMLIYLMMMGTAFMGYVLPWGQMSFWGATVITGLFGAIPFVGEPIQTWLLGGPAVDNATLNRFFSLHYLLPFVIAALVALHIWAFHTTGNNNPTGVEVRRGSKAEAEKDTVPFWPYFVIKDLFALAVILAVFFAIVGFMPNYLGHPDNYIEANALATPAHIVPEWYFLPFYAILRAFTSEVWIVQLASFVTGGIIDAKFFGVLAMFGAIAVMALAPWLDTSMVRSGRYRPMFKWWFWLLVIDFIVLMWLGARPAEEPYATYSLIASAYWFAYFLVILPLLGVIEKPLAQPDTIEDDFNAHYGKSAEPAE; via the coding sequence ATGGGTGGAATTCCTCACGACCATTACGAACCGAAGGCAGGCTGGGAAAAAGGTCTGGCCAAGCGGTTGCCGATTGTCGGCCTGCTTTACGACACGCTGATGATCCCGACGCCGAAGAACCTCAACTGGATGTGGATCTGGGGCATCGTTCTGACCTTCTGTCTGGCGCTGCAAATCATCACAGGTATCGTTCTGGTGATGCACTACACGCCACACGTTGATCATGCTTTCGCGTCGATTGAGCACATCATGCGCAACGTGAACGGCGGGCATATGCTGCGCTATCTGCACATGAACGGCGCATCGCTCTTCTTCTTTGCCGTTTATATCCATATTTTCCGCGGTCTCTACTACGGGTCTTATAAAGCCCCACGTGAGATTACATGGATCATCGGTATGCTAATCTATCTGATGATGATGGGCACAGCCTTCATGGGCTATGTGCTACCATGGGGGCAAATGTCCTTCTGGGGTGCGACTGTGATCACCGGTCTGTTTGGTGCGATCCCGTTCGTTGGCGAGCCGATCCAAACATGGTTGCTGGGTGGACCTGCGGTGGATAACGCCACGCTGAACCGCTTCTTCTCGCTGCACTATCTACTGCCTTTCGTGATTGCTGCTCTGGTGGCGCTTCACATCTGGGCCTTCCACACAACGGGTAACAACAACCCAACAGGGGTTGAAGTGCGCCGTGGCTCGAAAGCAGAAGCCGAGAAAGACACAGTGCCGTTTTGGCCCTACTTCGTGATCAAGGACCTTTTCGCATTAGCCGTGATCCTTGCGGTGTTCTTTGCGATTGTCGGCTTTATGCCCAACTATCTGGGACACCCCGACAACTACATCGAAGCCAACGCTCTGGCGACGCCTGCGCATATCGTTCCTGAATGGTACTTCCTGCCGTTCTACGCCATTTTGCGGGCCTTCACCTCAGAAGTGTGGATCGTGCAACTGGCATCATTCGTGACCGGTGGCATCATCGACGCCAAGTTCTTTGGCGTGCTCGCGATGTTTGGTGCGATTGCGGTTATGGCGCTGGCACCTTGGTTGGACACGTCCATGGTCCGCTCAGGCCGGTACCGCCCCATGTTCAAGTGGTGGTTCTGGCTTCTGGTCATCGACTTTATCGTGCTTATGTGGTTGGGCGCACGTCCCGCAGAGGAGCCTTATGCGACCTACTCATTGATCGCGTCGGCCTACTGGTTCGCGTATTTCCTCGTGATCCTTCCGCTTCTGGGCGTGATCGAGAAACCATTGGCGCAACCGGACACGATCGAAGATGACTTCAACGCCCATTACGGCAAATCTGCCGAGCCGGCGGAATGA